One Verrucomicrobiia bacterium genomic window carries:
- the rpoB gene encoding DNA-directed RNA polymerase subunit beta: protein MPSRATERVNFGKIKEIIAPPNLIELQTNSYREFLQAEIPQSKRKNLGLQAVFTEVFPIESYDGKCVLDFHSYEIGEPKLDWLECLREGLTYGAPLYVTFLLKEEKGTKEEKVFMGELPLMTPQGTFVINGAERVIVSQLHRSPGLAFEATQHPNGKTLHSFRIIPDRGSWYEAQFDTSDLLYVYLDRKKRRRKFLTTTLFRALSFLDSEGKEAKGKDADKSRGSDEEILRLFYDIEEMSVKEAEKHDDLPNKVLIEDAVDQDKGLVVARAFEPLSKAVVKQIAELGVNKIKVVDTTADEGIVIKCMKKDPAKNEEEALKDIYRRLRPGDPPTAANARALIKRLFFDPKRYDLGRVGRYKINQKLGIKGGDSRILTKEDLVAATKYLLRLKKGEGTLDDIDHLGSRRVRTVGELLANQCRVGLARTERLVKERMTLFDQGVEAMSPQKLINPKALSAVIRDFFGRSQLSQFMDQINPLAELTHKRRLSALGPGGLSRDRAGFEVRDVHPSHYGRICPVETPEGPNIGLIASLATFARINDFGFLETPYRKVESGKVSERIEYLTADREEAYTIAQANTPVDDKGKFTQPTVVCRSRGDFVDLEPARVDYMDVSPKQLVSVAASLIPFLEHDDANRALMGSNMQRQAVPLLVTESPLVATGLEDRVARDSRAVIVAEEAGKVASVVGNQIIISTDGKLPDTKKKIKTDAEKGVWVYPVRKFMRSNAATCINQKILVKKGEHVKKGQVIADGPCTQGGELALGRNVLVAFMPWNGYNFEDAILISEKIVKEDIFTSIHIDEFEVAARDTKLGPEEITRDIPNLGDEALKNLGPDGVIRVGAEVKPGDILVGKITPKSETELAPEERLLRAIFGEKAADVKDTSLKVPSGTYGIVMDVKVSSKKESERERAVITEEKKQAKQVEDEYKKKTDELRDQLTEALSNILLGEKIPLDVVNSETGEIIIPANRKITKTLLRKLAMVYDRIEIDPSPIRNKINEIIGQFKKKFDDLQMQYDEEMERAEAGEGTDSGVVKSVKVYIASKRKLSVGDKMAGRHGNKGVIAKIVAEEDMPFLQDGTPVEIVLNPLGVPSRMNVGQCLETHLGWAAKLLGMKFATPVFDGIKEKEIRGFLDQAKLPNHGKAHLVDGRTGERFDQEVVVGYIYMMKLGHLVADKIHARAVGPYSLVTQQPLGGKAQYGGQRFGEMEVWAMEAYGAAYTLQELLTVKSDDVQGRTRIYESIVKGDNSLEAGIPESFNVLVKEMQSLGLDVKVGYSNPVEQAASEPAVAL from the coding sequence ATGCCATCGCGAGCAACAGAACGTGTCAACTTCGGTAAGATCAAGGAAATCATCGCGCCACCGAACCTCATCGAATTGCAGACCAATTCGTATCGTGAGTTCCTGCAGGCGGAAATCCCGCAGTCCAAGCGGAAAAATCTGGGACTGCAAGCCGTGTTCACGGAAGTTTTCCCTATCGAGAGCTATGACGGGAAATGCGTGCTCGACTTTCATTCCTACGAGATTGGCGAGCCCAAGCTCGACTGGCTGGAATGCCTGCGCGAGGGATTGACCTACGGCGCCCCGCTGTACGTCACATTCCTCCTGAAGGAAGAAAAGGGAACCAAGGAAGAAAAAGTGTTCATGGGCGAACTCCCGCTCATGACGCCCCAGGGCACATTCGTCATCAACGGCGCCGAACGCGTCATCGTGAGCCAGTTGCACCGCTCCCCCGGGCTTGCCTTCGAAGCCACCCAGCATCCCAACGGCAAAACGCTGCATTCATTCCGCATCATCCCGGACCGAGGTTCGTGGTACGAGGCCCAGTTCGACACCAGCGACCTGCTCTATGTCTATCTGGATCGCAAAAAGCGCCGCCGGAAATTCCTGACAACCACACTGTTCCGCGCGCTCAGTTTCCTGGATTCCGAAGGCAAGGAAGCCAAGGGCAAGGATGCCGACAAGAGTCGCGGATCCGATGAAGAAATTTTGCGGCTGTTCTACGACATCGAAGAGATGAGTGTGAAAGAAGCCGAAAAGCATGATGACCTGCCTAACAAGGTTTTGATCGAGGATGCCGTTGACCAGGACAAGGGTCTTGTCGTGGCGCGCGCCTTCGAACCGCTGTCGAAAGCGGTCGTGAAGCAGATCGCCGAACTCGGCGTCAACAAAATCAAGGTGGTCGACACGACCGCGGACGAGGGGATCGTCATCAAGTGCATGAAGAAGGATCCCGCGAAGAACGAGGAGGAGGCGTTGAAGGATATTTATCGCCGCCTTCGCCCTGGAGATCCACCGACTGCCGCCAACGCCCGCGCGTTGATCAAGCGTCTGTTCTTCGATCCGAAACGCTATGATCTCGGACGCGTCGGCCGTTACAAGATCAATCAGAAGCTCGGCATCAAGGGTGGCGACTCACGCATCCTGACAAAGGAAGATCTCGTTGCGGCGACGAAGTACCTGCTCCGCTTGAAGAAGGGCGAGGGCACGCTGGATGACATCGATCATTTGGGCAGCCGCCGTGTTCGTACCGTGGGTGAACTGCTGGCGAATCAATGCCGCGTGGGCCTTGCCCGCACAGAACGCCTCGTCAAGGAGCGCATGACGCTGTTTGACCAGGGCGTAGAAGCAATGTCGCCGCAGAAGCTTATCAATCCGAAGGCGCTATCGGCTGTGATCCGCGATTTCTTTGGTCGCAGCCAGTTGTCGCAGTTCATGGACCAGATCAACCCGCTCGCCGAACTGACGCACAAGCGCCGGTTGTCTGCGCTCGGGCCTGGCGGTCTCTCACGCGATCGCGCCGGATTCGAAGTCCGCGACGTTCATCCGTCGCATTACGGCCGCATTTGTCCCGTGGAAACCCCTGAAGGGCCGAACATCGGTTTGATTGCGTCACTCGCAACCTTCGCCCGAATCAACGACTTCGGATTCCTCGAGACTCCGTATCGCAAGGTTGAGAGCGGAAAGGTCAGCGAACGCATTGAATATCTGACTGCGGATCGTGAAGAGGCCTACACCATCGCACAGGCAAATACGCCAGTGGATGACAAGGGCAAGTTCACGCAACCCACCGTTGTGTGCCGCAGCCGCGGCGACTTCGTGGATCTTGAACCGGCCCGCGTTGATTACATGGATGTTTCACCGAAGCAGCTCGTCTCGGTTGCTGCCTCGCTGATTCCATTCCTGGAGCACGACGACGCCAATCGCGCGCTGATGGGCTCAAACATGCAACGCCAGGCAGTGCCGTTGCTGGTGACGGAGTCTCCGCTCGTCGCGACGGGTCTCGAGGATCGGGTTGCCCGGGATTCCCGCGCAGTCATCGTTGCTGAGGAAGCCGGCAAAGTCGCGTCGGTTGTTGGCAATCAGATCATTATTTCGACGGACGGCAAGCTGCCGGACACCAAGAAGAAGATTAAGACGGACGCGGAGAAGGGCGTTTGGGTTTACCCCGTGCGCAAGTTCATGCGTTCAAACGCAGCCACCTGCATCAACCAGAAGATCCTGGTCAAAAAGGGTGAGCATGTGAAGAAGGGCCAGGTCATTGCTGACGGTCCGTGCACTCAGGGCGGCGAACTCGCTCTCGGGCGGAACGTGCTCGTCGCGTTCATGCCGTGGAACGGTTACAACTTCGAAGATGCCATCCTGATCAGCGAAAAGATCGTTAAGGAAGACATCTTCACATCGATCCATATCGATGAATTCGAAGTGGCCGCCCGCGATACCAAGCTTGGGCCTGAAGAAATCACCCGCGACATCCCGAACCTTGGCGATGAAGCGTTGAAGAACCTCGGGCCGGACGGTGTCATTCGCGTCGGCGCCGAAGTGAAACCTGGCGACATTCTCGTCGGGAAAATCACTCCGAAGTCCGAAACGGAACTGGCGCCGGAAGAGCGATTGCTGCGCGCCATTTTCGGTGAAAAGGCCGCAGACGTTAAGGATACTTCGCTGAAGGTCCCCTCGGGCACCTACGGCATCGTGATGGACGTGAAGGTTTCTTCCAAGAAGGAATCGGAACGCGAACGCGCTGTCATTACTGAGGAGAAGAAGCAGGCCAAGCAGGTCGAGGACGAATACAAGAAGAAGACCGACGAACTGCGCGATCAACTGACTGAAGCGCTCTCGAACATCCTCCTGGGTGAAAAAATTCCTCTCGATGTCGTGAACAGCGAAACCGGGGAGATCATCATCCCGGCCAATCGCAAGATCACGAAGACGCTGCTGCGCAAGCTCGCGATGGTTTACGATCGCATCGAGATCGATCCTTCGCCGATTCGCAACAAGATCAACGAGATCATTGGCCAGTTTAAGAAGAAGTTCGACGACCTGCAGATGCAGTACGACGAAGAGATGGAACGCGCTGAAGCCGGTGAAGGCACCGACAGCGGCGTGGTCAAGTCCGTCAAGGTCTACATCGCTTCCAAGCGCAAGCTCTCGGTCGGTGACAAGATGGCGGGACGCCATGGTAACAAGGGTGTCATTGCCAAGATCGTTGCCGAAGAGGACATGCCCTTCCTGCAGGACGGAACCCCGGTGGAGATCGTTTTGAATCCGCTGGGCGTGCCTTCCCGTATGAATGTCGGGCAGTGTCTCGAAACTCACTTGGGCTGGGCGGCAAAGCTGCTCGGAATGAAGTTTGCGACGCCTGTGTTCGATGGCATCAAGGAAAAGGAAATTCGCGGGTTCCTTGACCAGGCGAAACTGCCGAACCATGGCAAGGCACACCTCGTCGACGGACGCACGGGAGAACGCTTCGACCAGGAAGTGGTTGTCGGCTACATCTACATGATGAAGCTGGGACATCTCGTGGCGGACAAGATCCACGCACGTGCTGTCGGACCGTACTCGCTGGTCACCCAGCAACCCTTGGGCGGCAAGGCGCAGTATGGCGGCCAGCGGTTCGGCGAAATGGAAGTCTGGGCTATGGAAGCCTATGGCGCCGCCTACACGCTGCAGGAGTTGCTCACGGTCAAGTCAGACGACGTCCAGGGCCGCACGCGCATCTACGAAAGCATTGTCAAAGGCGACAACTCACTGGAGGCCGGCATTCCGGAATCCTTTAACGTGCTGGTGAAGGAAATGCAGTCGCTCGGACTGGACGTGAAGGTTGGATATTCCAACCCCGTCGAGCAGGCGGCTTCCGAACCGGCAGTGGCTCTTTAA
- the rplL gene encoding 50S ribosomal protein L7/L12 encodes MALDKASIVDQLSNATVIEIADLVKELENKWGVTAAAPVAVAAAGGGGGAAAPAEAAKDTFDVILASVPADKKIAVIKAVREVKAGLGLAEAKALVEGAPKPVLEGANKADSDAAKKKLEEAGGKVEVK; translated from the coding sequence ATGGCGTTAGACAAAGCAAGTATTGTAGATCAATTGAGCAACGCGACAGTCATCGAGATCGCTGACCTCGTGAAAGAGCTCGAAAACAAGTGGGGTGTCACGGCCGCTGCGCCTGTCGCAGTTGCTGCTGCTGGTGGTGGCGGTGGAGCTGCGGCTCCTGCAGAAGCTGCCAAGGACACATTTGACGTGATCCTGGCATCCGTTCCGGCAGACAAGAAGATCGCAGTGATCAAGGCTGTTCGCGAAGTGAAAGCCGGCCTCGGCCTGGCGGAAGCCAAGGCGCTGGTTGAAGGTGCTCCGAAGCCCGTGCTCGAGGGAGCCAACAAGGCGGATTCTGATGCCGCCAAAAAGAAACTTGAAGAAGCCGGCGGCAAGGTTGAAGTAAAGTAA
- the rplJ gene encoding 50S ribosomal protein L10 → MRLEKKTLTQEYLTRLNASPFFIVVDYQGLKVGHMTELRKRLRGAGAEVHVVKNSIFRIAAKEAGVADLNGSLAGQLAVVTGQKDISAAAKIVKTFAAEFEKLKLKFGFLNNQRLADTDLIALADLPSIEVLRGRLLGVLNAPATKLVVLLNTPATQLARVLQAKAEKTQ, encoded by the coding sequence ATGCGTCTCGAAAAGAAAACTTTAACACAGGAATATCTCACGCGGTTGAACGCGTCGCCGTTCTTCATCGTTGTGGATTATCAAGGCCTCAAAGTGGGTCACATGACGGAACTCCGGAAGCGCCTTCGCGGCGCTGGCGCGGAGGTTCACGTCGTGAAGAACTCGATCTTCCGCATTGCTGCGAAGGAAGCTGGCGTTGCGGATCTGAACGGCTCACTGGCCGGCCAGCTTGCCGTTGTCACGGGGCAGAAGGACATTTCCGCGGCTGCGAAGATCGTAAAGACCTTTGCGGCGGAATTTGAAAAGCTGAAGCTCAAGTTCGGCTTCCTTAACAATCAGCGCCTGGCTGACACTGACCTGATTGCGCTGGCGGATCTTCCTTCCATAGAGGTGCTCCGTGGCCGGTTGCTGGGTGTTTTGAACGCTCCAGCGACCAAGCTGGTCGTATTGCTGAACACTCCTGCAACCCAGCTGGCGCGCGTGCTCCAGGCCAAGGCGGAGAAAACCCAATAA
- the rplA gene encoding 50S ribosomal protein L1, which produces MPSKRFKKALEMVDTRKTYPLKSAVEVLHKFPKAKFNESVDLAFRLGVDPKQSDQMVRGTVPLPHGSGKTVRVLVFAKSGPAADAARAAGAEFVGFEDMIKKCTDGWTDFDVAVATPEAMVEVRKLGKVLGPRGLMPNPKTGTVTEDTARAVREVKAGRVEFKIDKAGNIHVPVGKASFAPAQLEENARAVIDAVAKAKPSSVKGTYIQSCTISATMSPGVAVDLREFAA; this is translated from the coding sequence ATGCCCAGTAAACGATTCAAAAAAGCGTTGGAAATGGTGGACACCCGGAAAACGTATCCGTTGAAGTCCGCCGTTGAAGTCCTGCACAAGTTTCCCAAGGCCAAGTTCAACGAAAGCGTTGATCTTGCCTTCCGACTGGGTGTGGATCCCAAGCAGTCAGACCAGATGGTCCGTGGAACGGTTCCTCTGCCGCACGGCAGCGGAAAGACCGTGCGGGTTCTCGTGTTTGCAAAGAGCGGTCCTGCAGCCGATGCAGCGCGCGCCGCGGGCGCGGAGTTCGTTGGCTTTGAGGACATGATCAAGAAGTGCACCGACGGATGGACGGATTTTGACGTCGCCGTTGCCACTCCTGAGGCGATGGTGGAAGTTCGCAAACTGGGCAAGGTCCTGGGACCACGCGGTCTTATGCCAAACCCGAAGACTGGAACGGTCACCGAAGACACTGCCCGAGCAGTCCGCGAAGTGAAGGCCGGCCGTGTGGAATTCAAAATCGATAAGGCCGGAAACATTCACGTGCCAGTCGGCAAGGCGTCGTTTGCGCCCGCCCAGCTCGAGGAGAATGCCCGTGCTGTGATCGACGCGGTTGCCAAGGCAAAACCTTCCAGCGTGAAGGGAACTTACATCCAGAGTTGCACGATTTCGGCGACCATGAGCCCCGGTGTGGCTGTGGATTTGCGCGAGTTCGCTGCCTAA
- the rplK gene encoding 50S ribosomal protein L11, with protein sequence MAKKVTGQIKLQIPAGQANPAPPVGPALGQHGVNIMAFCKEFNAATKADAGLVIPVVITVYQDKSFTFITKSPPAAVLLKKAAGITAGSKVPHKEKVGKVSRKQVMEIVKMKYKDMNSASEEAAFRVISGTARSMGIDVVG encoded by the coding sequence ATGGCAAAGAAAGTTACAGGACAGATCAAGCTGCAGATTCCGGCCGGGCAGGCCAACCCAGCGCCCCCCGTGGGTCCCGCGCTCGGTCAGCACGGCGTCAACATCATGGCGTTCTGCAAGGAATTCAATGCAGCCACGAAGGCCGACGCTGGTCTGGTAATCCCGGTGGTCATTACTGTTTACCAGGACAAATCGTTTACCTTCATCACCAAGTCGCCCCCAGCCGCGGTTCTGCTCAAGAAGGCGGCCGGAATCACCGCTGGTTCCAAGGTGCCGCACAAGGAAAAGGTCGGCAAAGTCAGCCGCAAGCAGGTGATGGAAATCGTCAAGATGAAGTACAAGGACATGAACTCTGCTTCGGAAGAAGCCGCTTTCCGGGTGATCTCGGGCACGGCACGAAGCATGGGCATCGACGTCGTTGGCTAA
- the nusG gene encoding transcription termination/antitermination protein NusG produces the protein MKSQWFVIHTLSGQEQKVKESIEKRIKPEEMGDYIKEVLVPMEKVVEVRNQKKTVSTRKLWPGYVFVDMVLLDENKRLIEKPWYFIKETQGVIGFVGGEPPTPTPADEVESIKAQISASEETEKPKVNFDIGETIKINNGPFLNFSGIIEEIEPDRGKLKVTVNIFGRNTPVELEYWQVEKA, from the coding sequence ATGAAAAGCCAGTGGTTCGTCATTCACACGCTTTCAGGCCAGGAGCAGAAGGTCAAGGAGAGCATCGAGAAACGCATTAAGCCCGAAGAGATGGGCGACTACATCAAGGAAGTCCTCGTTCCGATGGAAAAAGTCGTGGAAGTCCGAAATCAGAAGAAGACCGTTTCCACTCGCAAGCTTTGGCCCGGGTATGTGTTTGTCGACATGGTGCTGCTGGATGAGAACAAGCGCCTCATTGAGAAGCCCTGGTACTTCATCAAGGAAACCCAGGGCGTGATTGGGTTTGTCGGCGGTGAGCCGCCCACGCCAACTCCGGCCGACGAGGTCGAATCGATTAAAGCCCAGATTTCAGCGTCTGAAGAGACCGAGAAGCCGAAGGTCAATTTCGACATTGGCGAGACAATCAAGATCAACAATGGTCCATTTCTCAATTTCAGTGGTATTATTGAGGAAATTGAGCCTGATCGTGGCAAGCTCAAGGTGACTGTGAATATCTTCGGCCGCAATACGCCTGTGGAACTGGAGTATTGGCAGGTGGAGAAGGCGTAA
- the secE gene encoding preprotein translocase subunit SecE, with translation MNKDLIKIGIWIAVVLVLFVIAWRKGLLLRLSNYVAQTKEELRKCTWPTWDELKGSTVLVAVSIAVLGLFTIIIDRVFFEVILLISKA, from the coding sequence GTGAATAAAGACTTAATCAAGATCGGGATTTGGATCGCTGTGGTCCTGGTTCTCTTCGTCATTGCATGGCGGAAGGGATTGCTGCTCAGGCTCTCGAATTACGTCGCCCAGACGAAGGAAGAGTTGCGCAAGTGCACGTGGCCGACATGGGATGAACTCAAGGGGTCAACTGTGCTGGTTGCCGTTTCCATCGCGGTTCTGGGCTTGTTCACAATCATTATCGACCGGGTGTTCTTCGAGGTTATCCTGCTCATTTCCAAGGCGTGA
- the tuf gene encoding elongation factor Tu, which yields MAKEQFQRTKPHVNVGTIGHVDHGKSTLTAAIVAVQNRKGMAPPISYADITKGGTVRDETKTVTIAVSHVEYESPKRHYAHVDCPGHADYVKNMITGAAQMDGAILVVSAADGPMPQTREHILLARQVGVPSIVVCLNKVDLADADLLELIEMEIRDLLTKYGFPGEKTPIIRASATAALAGKPEGEKAISDLLDALDSFIPDPVREVDKPFLMCVEDVFNIEGRGTVVTGRVERGVLKKMDEVEIVGLRDTRKTVATDIEMFRKLLDSANAGDNVGVLLRGTKKEEVERGMVLAKPASITPHTKFKAEVYVLTKDEGGRHTPFFTNYRPQFYFRTSDVTGTLALPEGVEMVMPGDNVAVEVELQKAVAMEKGLRFAIREGGRTIGAGRVSEVMK from the coding sequence ATGGCAAAAGAGCAATTTCAACGAACGAAACCGCACGTCAATGTTGGCACGATCGGCCACGTTGACCATGGTAAATCCACCCTGACCGCGGCCATCGTCGCCGTTCAGAATCGCAAGGGCATGGCGCCTCCGATTTCGTATGCGGATATCACCAAGGGCGGCACGGTGCGCGACGAAACCAAGACCGTCACGATCGCTGTGTCTCACGTGGAATACGAGAGCCCCAAGCGGCATTACGCGCACGTGGATTGTCCCGGCCATGCTGACTATGTGAAGAACATGATCACGGGCGCGGCGCAAATGGATGGCGCAATCCTGGTTGTCAGCGCTGCTGACGGCCCGATGCCTCAGACCCGCGAACACATCCTCCTGGCCCGCCAGGTCGGCGTGCCGAGCATCGTGGTTTGCCTGAACAAGGTTGACCTCGCTGACGCGGACCTGCTGGAGCTGATCGAGATGGAAATTCGCGATCTCCTGACCAAGTATGGTTTCCCCGGTGAGAAGACCCCGATCATCCGCGCTTCCGCCACTGCTGCCCTCGCTGGCAAGCCCGAAGGTGAGAAGGCGATCTCCGACCTGCTGGACGCGTTGGACTCGTTCATTCCTGATCCCGTGCGCGAAGTCGACAAGCCATTCCTGATGTGCGTCGAAGACGTGTTCAACATTGAAGGCCGCGGAACTGTCGTGACGGGCCGTGTCGAACGTGGCGTTCTCAAGAAGATGGACGAAGTGGAAATCGTTGGCCTCCGCGACACGCGTAAAACCGTCGCGACGGACATCGAAATGTTCCGAAAGCTTCTGGATAGTGCGAATGCTGGCGACAACGTCGGCGTGCTGCTCCGCGGCACCAAGAAGGAAGAAGTCGAACGCGGCATGGTTCTCGCCAAGCCGGCATCGATTACGCCCCACACGAAGTTTAAGGCCGAAGTCTACGTCTTGACGAAAGACGAGGGTGGCCGGCACACGCCGTTCTTCACCAATTACCGCCCGCAGTTCTACTTCCGCACGTCCGACGTGACTGGAACATTGGCGCTGCCCGAGGGTGTGGAAATGGTCATGCCTGGCGATAACGTAGCGGTCGAAGTCGAACTGCAAAAGGCGGTTGCGATGGAAAAGGGCTTGCGTTTCGCAATTCGTGAAGGTGGCCGCACGATTGGCGCGGGCCGCGTTTCCGAAGTGATGAAGTAA
- a CDS encoding low molecular weight phosphatase family protein — MRIHTTATGVDDHAPTAEQQSPSRPGADVLFLCTGNYYRSRFAEELFNHLAVRRRIPLRAHSLGFTPHPDTNPGFLSTFAIAALAERNIAPASTRMPQAVKAADFITCRRCIAMSETEHRPIMECLFPSLIHTVQFWSVEDLAWEQPHSALGKIESSVAALMSELVEGASSPTSAAAVTPS; from the coding sequence ATGCGCATCCATACAACCGCCACAGGGGTTGACGACCACGCGCCAACCGCCGAGCAGCAGAGCCCTTCCAGACCAGGTGCCGATGTCCTGTTTCTCTGCACTGGCAACTACTATCGAAGCCGGTTTGCTGAGGAACTGTTTAATCATCTGGCAGTCCGCCGCCGCATCCCACTGCGGGCGCATTCGTTGGGTTTCACACCGCATCCCGACACGAATCCTGGCTTCCTCTCGACCTTTGCGATCGCCGCGCTGGCTGAACGAAACATCGCCCCGGCAAGCACCCGCATGCCACAAGCGGTCAAAGCCGCGGATTTCATCACCTGCCGTCGGTGCATCGCAATGAGCGAGACGGAACATCGCCCCATAATGGAATGCCTGTTTCCGTCCTTGATCCACACGGTTCAATTCTGGTCCGTCGAGGACCTTGCCTGGGAACAGCCCCACTCCGCCCTGGGGAAGATTGAATCGTCGGTTGCCGCCTTGATGAGCGAACTCGTTGAGGGTGCCTCCTCCCCAACGAGCGCTGCTGCGGTCACGCCTTCGTGA
- a CDS encoding PAS domain S-box protein, producing the protein METVSASGPTPVSERRFAAIVKQVTVGISQVDVTGRFLFVNDRFCQITGYPRRELLELQMQAITAPEHLQQNMLLFERLWRDGTSFVLEKEYVRKDGARVWVSNSVAPVVDDLGKTENAVCVTVDISARKRAEASACETLERYERQVRLFEGVASTTPDFVYLFDLQGRFLYANRRLLEVWGMVLNDIVGKTCRELGYEQWHHDMHMREIAQVINTKSSIKGEVPFKAPGTGIFGVYEYIFTPVIGPDGKIELIAGTTRDVTDRKRSEQALRESEERYRELFTSMAEGFCVVEKIESPAGIVDFRHVAANPAVPHQSGVEMVAGRTVRDILGTEAEDWIRIYDEVATFGKPLRLQRDLRSGSRTLEVYAFRVGDGTRRQVGVVFHDITERKQAERALAEAQQQLQKHAEMLEKAVAERTARLQETIAELEAFSYSVSHDMRSPLRAIEGYARVLVEDYRGEFSAEALGYIDRMQKAAARLDLLVRDILTYSKVAKGEITLSPVSLAPLIDGVIDHYPDIAEHKAGVVVDVSRCEQVLGHEAYLTQCVSNLLRNAVKFVAPGVKPLVKVECEDRGGSVRLWFRDNGIGIAPEHRHRLFHIFGRIHPESRFPGTGIGLAIVKKAMERMEGSVGFESDPASGTSFWIELTKA; encoded by the coding sequence ATGGAAACCGTGTCAGCCTCTGGCCCCACCCCCGTCAGCGAGAGACGCTTCGCCGCAATCGTCAAACAAGTCACTGTGGGGATCAGCCAGGTCGATGTGACTGGACGGTTTTTGTTTGTGAACGACCGGTTCTGCCAGATCACCGGCTATCCGCGCAGGGAACTTCTCGAACTGCAAATGCAGGCGATCACGGCGCCGGAGCACTTGCAGCAAAACATGCTGTTGTTCGAACGCCTTTGGCGGGATGGCACTTCATTCGTCCTTGAGAAGGAGTACGTGCGCAAAGACGGTGCCCGCGTATGGGTGAGCAACAGTGTTGCGCCCGTCGTTGATGATTTGGGCAAGACCGAAAACGCAGTGTGCGTCACGGTCGACATCTCAGCGCGCAAGCGGGCGGAAGCATCGGCTTGCGAGACCCTGGAACGATACGAACGTCAGGTCCGCCTTTTTGAAGGCGTTGCGTCAACCACGCCGGATTTCGTTTATCTCTTCGATCTTCAAGGCCGTTTCCTTTATGCGAATCGGCGACTCCTGGAAGTGTGGGGAATGGTCCTGAACGACATCGTCGGCAAGACCTGCCGTGAACTCGGGTACGAGCAATGGCATCACGATATGCACATGCGGGAAATTGCGCAGGTTATCAATACCAAGTCATCGATCAAAGGCGAGGTCCCATTCAAGGCGCCAGGCACCGGAATCTTTGGCGTTTACGAATACATTTTCACGCCAGTCATTGGGCCTGATGGAAAAATCGAATTGATCGCGGGCACGACGCGCGATGTGACTGACCGCAAGCGCTCAGAACAGGCATTGCGGGAGAGCGAAGAGCGGTATCGAGAGCTCTTTACTTCAATGGCGGAAGGGTTTTGTGTTGTTGAGAAAATCGAATCGCCTGCAGGAATCGTGGATTTCCGCCATGTGGCTGCGAACCCGGCGGTTCCCCACCAATCAGGGGTTGAGATGGTGGCCGGAAGGACTGTCCGCGACATCCTTGGCACGGAAGCCGAAGACTGGATTCGCATTTACGACGAGGTTGCAACCTTCGGAAAACCGTTGCGCTTGCAACGCGATCTAAGGTCGGGTTCGCGGACGCTGGAGGTGTATGCGTTTCGCGTGGGCGATGGAACACGCCGGCAGGTTGGAGTTGTATTTCATGACATCACCGAACGGAAGCAGGCGGAGAGAGCGCTTGCCGAGGCGCAGCAGCAATTGCAAAAGCACGCTGAGATGCTTGAGAAGGCCGTTGCCGAGCGCACTGCGCGATTGCAGGAAACCATTGCAGAGCTCGAGGCGTTTTCCTACAGCGTCTCGCACGACATGCGATCTCCATTGCGCGCCATCGAAGGTTACGCGCGGGTGCTTGTGGAGGATTACCGCGGTGAGTTCAGCGCAGAAGCGCTGGGTTATATCGATCGCATGCAGAAAGCCGCGGCCCGACTGGACCTGCTCGTCCGGGATATCCTGACGTACAGCAAAGTCGCGAAGGGTGAAATCACGTTGTCACCCGTCAGCCTGGCGCCATTGATTGACGGGGTCATCGACCACTATCCCGACATCGCAGAGCACAAGGCGGGCGTTGTGGTTGATGTTTCCCGATGCGAACAGGTGCTTGGACACGAGGCTTACCTGACGCAGTGCGTCTCCAATCTCCTTCGCAACGCTGTGAAGTTTGTCGCGCCGGGTGTAAAGCCGCTCGTAAAAGTCGAATGCGAGGATCGCGGCGGGTCGGTGCGACTTTGGTTTCGCGACAATGGCATTGGCATCGCTCCCGAACATCGCCACCGTTTATTCCACATTTTTGGCCGGATTCATCCGGAAAGCCGTTTTCCCGGGACGGGAATTGGCCTTGCGATCGTGAAAAAGGCGATGGAACGAATGGAAGGAAGCGTCGGGTTTGAGTCTGATCCGGCTTCCGGAACCAGCTTTTGGATCGAGCTCACGAAGGCGTGA